GCCTCACTGTCATCAAGACAAGATTATCTTCAAACATgactgtgcgggtgtgtgtgtgagagagagagtttatgaaAAGAAAATtaaggaaaagagggagagaatgggaaAGGAGGGAGAAATAGAAGATAGAGGAAAAAGAGGGCAAAAGAACCCCCATAGAAGGTGTGACCTTGACATTCACGAGCAgcgatgcacctgagctccagcTAACGTAGCaaccacaagacacacacacacatctcagaggagggagaggggaatgaaaATAGGGGGAAGAGGCACAAGAGGCCTCTTGACTGTATGACTACAAGGGGTCCGTTCTTGGCACCAGCAATTGAAATAGAACTGATGTGGCCCTCAAATAAGGCTAATCTTACACACAACGTGTTTAGTTGAATTTACATTTGAGACAAGAcaagaaatatattttttgtgttATCAAGATACAGAAAAGTCACTTGACCGTGTAAATAGAACTGATGTGGCCCTCAAATCCGGCTATGCTAACACGATTCCAGTTGCAGAACACAGACAAGAGAAAACTCATACATAAATGACAATAGGTTTAGTTTTATTGAGACCTGCATATTTGGAATCCGTTTTGTGATCTGTTGAAAAGAAAGTCAAGAGACAAAATAGGAACAGACAGTGAAGCCAATTACTGAAATTTGAACGAATCTGTAAAAATTGTGATAGTTGTATCAAGTAAGaacaatatgtttttttttaggaGAGGGGGGTCTCACATAAACTTTTTAGACTTAGAAAAAAAGTTGGATTTCCAAGGCATAAAGTAGACCGAAATTAAACCTTTCACCAATATACTATTGATATGAATTCATATTAACAGAATGAACACCAATTGGCCATACTTTAAGACTTTAAACAAAACCACCACTTTAACCCTACAATGtggaagagagaaaaaaacatttcAAGGTCAAATAGCATTTGTCCTAGTAGGACCAGACTAAAACCAAGCCAGTATTGATTAATGCCAATCTAATTCACCATTTTCATAAAATTAAAACAATGGAAAGACTAGAAGATAATGACATAGCCTACTAGCCTATTTCAGACTAGTGCCACACGACCAcattgatattattattattcattcaGGAAAAGCAGGATGACATTATGAGTAGCTCATTAGAGATTTTAAAAAGCCAATGATCACGTCAGAACTCAGGCAGCAAgcatttgttctctctctcactctatattGCCAGATAGGCTCATTCAAAATgagtaaggagggagagagggaggggggcaagAGAGAACGAACGAAAAAGAGCGAAGCAGAAAGAGTGGTtgcagagggacagaaagagcgagggagggtaagggagagagaatgagaaaatgTGAGGCAGGAAGAGCGACAGACATACGAGGTAGTAGAAAATCATTTTCAGTGTTTCTCTCTGACATGGATAGGCTTGTCTCTCTCCATTCAAACCAGAGGCCATTTTAAAAGACCTGAAACAGAGGAGAAAATAAAGAAGAAAGGATTCACTTACCTTGGGTCCTTGTTCAAAATAATGGGAAAAGGGGGGAATGGTTGGGGGCCAATAACAGAATGTAAACACCCTCTTCAAATTAAATCTAGCCCACACCTTGTGTGTAGTAGCCTATTTCTCCTTATATTGATGCACCTCTGAAGGCCAATGTACTctctacaccctctctctctacacacacaagCCTAAACTTCACCCATAactcaataaataaatacaaaataaaagagAAAAAAAGACTAAAATTACTCAAGGAAATGATCACTTGGGGAATAACAACATAGCCTAATTTAAGAAAAACAAAAAATGTCAAAGAAGCTTTGGGGGCTCCCTTTCCTAATGGGGAGGTTTTCTGAACCAAGTCCTAAAATTTGCCCCAAAAAACTTTAGTCCCCCTAGTACACCAGTATCTCTTCCTACGCCACACTCAGGTCTCCCTTGTAAAAAGAGGTCTTCTGACCTCAATGGGACTTTTtggataaaggttaaataaaaaaaaagaaaatgccTACTACACCCCAAGCCATAGTCCCAGTTACCCACCCTCCCCCCTTATTCACCTCCACCAGGCCCCAAGGCAGGctcctgtgctgtgctgtgctgtgtgtgcaGTCTCTCTCGGCTCTACGCTGAAGCTAGTGAGGAGGCTTGGGGAACTTAGTAGGCATAAAAAGGCAAGGGGAGCCGTTACTCTTTTTCCCTCAGCATCACTTTCTACAATAAAAATTGTCATTTTCGGAGCGTGCGAAAAATCTGGAAAAAAAGCAGGGGGTCGTCAAGGTATCGAGGGTGATGGGTGTGAAATTTGGGGCTTGTGGGGGTAAAGGCCCGGCGGGAAAAAATTAATTTGCGAGGGTACGTTTGTCTAGTCTGGGCTGCACCAGTGCGAGCAGCAGCAGCCGCCACTCGCTTCGATTTTTTGTTGTCTTGCCAAGGCTTTCACTCCGCcaacggagggagagagaaagggaggggtggggggcaaAAGGAGGAACAGGCTAGACTGCAGAAAAGCACAGAGAGCGAGGGAAATAAAAATTAAGGAAAGTGTCGTTGCGCGTTTGTGTGGTGGTTTTTGCCACAGCGACAATTCAGAGTTTTCGCAGCAAAAAGGCATTAGCCACAAACCACAAATGAACGTCGCCGAGCTGAACAAAACAAATAAGATACGACTACTTTCCAAGCTTGGCCCGAGTGCCATTTCTCATTAACAGAAAAGAAAAGGACGAGCACACAAGggaaaaatacaaacaaaatggcATATCCGAGTCTCTCCAATCCTTTGGGGTCTCTGGGCCAACATCATCGTTCGAACAGAAAAGCAGCAATCAAATAATTTGACTGGGTTCAGTGTGAGGAGTAGAAGGAAGAGAGCAAGCACACAAAGTAGAGAAAATTGAGTTCTGGATCTACAGATAGATTTACCAGGGACAGAAGGCCTCAACCatccccacacacccacacaaatgaGTGCACGTACAaacacgctcgcacacacacgaAAATAAAGACAAAGAGCTAGAATGCCATCATCATAAATGTTTAGACTTAACACACAATTCAGACATTCTGATTCTAAAGTAAAACATCTCAAAGTTGACTTGGCTAAGCCCAACTACCTCTAAATAGGCACGTCTGTCTGGTTATTCTGGTAACTAGACAACCCGGACCAGTACAAAAGCTTAATCATTACATTatagcagtgtttcccaaactcggtcctctggGCCCCAAGGGGTGCACTTTTGTTTTTTGCCCAatcactacacagctgattcaaataatcaactaaccATCAAGCTTGGATTATTTTAATAAACTGTGTAGCGCTAGGGCAAAAACATGCACCCCTTGGAGCCccgaggaccaagtttgggaaacactgcattATAGAGTCTAAAAGAATACCACACATTTAACTGGCAAGCACAAATGAATCCAGTCACATAAAGTCATTATTAGCCTACCAGTATATGCCACAGGGTGTAAGCTAAGCAGATAATAGCCACTATATCCAACCCCAGAAAAAGTCTAAAATCCTTCCCACAGCATGCCAAGCACACAATCCAAATCCACTCAAACATGAAAATAGCTTAAAATATGATGCACACAAACCTGACAAAATGTACTGTGACAGATGCTTCAGAGAAAGACACCTACAACTATTCAGACATTCACCAGGGAATAAAGTGCGTATTAAACAGGGGCCATGATACAGCAATGAGCTGTCTTTTACCGTCTGACTTCCTTAACTCAAAATTAGGCCATGTTAAAATATGAGACATATTCACTGCATATATAGAATGTTTTATGCATTTAAAAACCAACCTTTATTTGAAAGAACACCTGTTTCATAGCAGTACCACATGATAGACTGAATATATTGTGGTTTATTAGCAGAAGTCAAATGAGTCAGATTGTACATTTCTGTAGGCTGTGTGctaaaatgacacacacacactagttagaCGATGGCATATGTTTTAGCTATAGTACACAGACATCTGAGCCTCCCTTAGCAAATATTACTGATCAGATACCAGATTCTAGATCATGCCTTATATATACATGAAGGGAGTTTAGGTTAAAAAGTTTGGTAGGGTCAGGGTGTGTCATTCAGCAAAATCGGTGGCATATTGTGAAGTAAATGCTTTTTCAAAACCTAGGCGCCTAGTTTGGGGTCACTATATTATTACTTATTTTTATATTACTTTACatgcatacatttttatttacCATAAATTGCACCAGAAAATACATTGAAAGTACATGAATGATTTGCTCCACACAATATGAATATATACTAGATTGCAGTTGAATGGATGGGTCTATATGATGTTCTGAAAAGGAGCAAAGGAAACATTTTTATTGTACAGTGGCAAGTGCAATACGTGGCATCAACGATGACGCAGTTACAAATGCAAGGTTCGATATGGTGGTCTCTGGTTTTCACTAGTAACAATTCAATGAATCTTTTTACATTGACCTATTCAACATCTCGTCCTATGCATTATTCTAAATATTTTGGAGACATTTCATTAAACAAATTAAACTAAATGTATCTATCAACCAAAACATTAAAATATTTAGATTGTGAACTTATGGCAAGAATAGGGTGAGATGTAGAAATGGTACTATTATTCACCGATTAATACATTATTTCCGGTTAACTAAACTTGATGGTTGAACAGCATCGTTTATCAGAGAGCAATCTTAGCTAAAAGTAACGCGATGGCTATCAACTTTGGCAACATAGCTAAAGGGCAAGGAGCAAGACAGGCAACTAGTTAGCAATTTAGTAAATTGCACACCCAAAAAATTCACAATGGTTCAAGTTATCTACAATCGGCCAATGCAACTTTGTAACGTTAGATAACATTTGTCGATTTTTTTCTGTTTATCTATTCATATGATGTATCGTGTTTAGCTAGATGGCACAGTACGGGGGTTGGGTCGACCAAAAAAAAAATGCTGATTCAGACAATGTCGTTGCGATTTCCCCCACAGTTGACCGTTTACCCTACAGACTTAATTCAATTTAAAACGACTTATTCAACCGTTTGCTAACATTTTGTAACTTTACAATCAGTTTTATGATTAGTTTCAAGTTCAGCGAATATTTGATATGAACATATGGGGGTGGAGTAGATTATCGAGGGGGTTGCATGAGCGGTTTTGGGGGAGGGGTTCACGAAGCAAACCTATGGCACTCGCACTGAAACGGGGGTGTGACACCGACGTAGCATAACTCTGTCCTAACCATTAAATAGTTAGCAGCTAACGTTAGTTTACAGTAACCTTAAATCAATTTACTTTAGCTAACTACATCGCTGAAGGTACTTTGCTAACGTTAAAAGAGATTCACTTTTAAGTCGCCTACATCTTACTGCAGTGTTAAACTGCCATAAAGCTTTCAAAACGAGCTAGCGACGTCAGCTAAACGTGGCTATTCCACCAAAGGAACGTAGTAATTAACTAGCTTGTTAATTTAGCCGAGTTTCTAGTCATCCTATATAAAGGTTAGCTACTAATCTATTTTGAGATTGAGTGAAAGTGTTTTGAAATACGTGACGACGGTTGAAATTGttaaatgtagctagctatatttcCTGGCTAACAGCCCACAAAACAGTCGAAAACGTAAGTTAGCTAGTTAACTTTCATGTTTCTTTTTAGCTACCATTAGCTAAATGAAACTAACGTTATCTAGCCTGTAAAACAAGGCATGCTAAAAATGCTTACCACGAGAAAATACGTCCTCGTCCCATGAAGAAACGACCATTCAtgcaacaaacaaaacaaatccCCGTGTAAATGCAATTCAGAAAATATCAATTAATTCGTTAAATATCTTTTTCAACCAAGACATTCATTCTCTTGCAGCAGAAGTTTGAAAATGGCGCCAACGCCTCGCCTCGACAGCTCTACACACACTGGTGACACGGACAAAAAGgggaaaaaaaataaatataaatttcAGCGGTCGAATTTTAATTTTTAACAAAATGCATGAGGTGTGTGATCGTTAGCCCAATTCATATTGCTATTCACTTTTGCTTAAAATTGTTCCTAtgatttaattttattttttttgttcaaTTTTAATAACCGTCAAAGATTGTTCTAGTCGTAGAGCAGCACGGGAAATTACATAACCGGTTTTGTTTTGAATTTCCAAGCCGGGAAAGGGTGAAATGGGAGGATTTGTCGCCCCCTTGAGTTCACCAATGTATGCCTATGCATTTCACTCCTCAACTAGGCCAGAGATATAGTAGGTCTAGGCCCTAGAGGACATAAAACAACTTTGACTCGTATGGTAAACTATTTGTTTAACTGCCATTTAATATGCATTAGATATATTTTCAGATGAGAATAGCTGTCTTAAAAGTGTGTAAGCTACTAACATTACGGAagttctctctttctgtgtgtacAAAGATGGAGCTAAGCCCTTCAGTTGGCACCCTGCCTGCTACATTCTCCTGTTTCTTAGATACCTCGCTCAATTGATGGACAATAAATAGCTCTTCGTCCAATGTTGATACTTTTTTCCAGGATCAGagtgtggaggggggagagagagagagaaagagggcaggatagagagagagttgcACTGTTGTGTTTATTTTAGGAGCAATGAAAACATAAATGTCATAAAAACATGTCtgataaatatatactgtatatgctcCTGTACAAGACCTCTAACAGCCTGTATGTTAGGCCCCTGTGTAATGAGTCAAATGACAATAAGTTTATCTGTTTCAAAGAGATGGAATAGGGGTTGTGAATTTGTGAACATAGTGGATTGAGGGGCTAGATAGTCAGCAACATAGGAAATTCCATAGGGAAATATTatgttattaaaaaaaatatgtttacacAAGTAGTTTTCCATCAATACAGCAGATTCTCTGAACTTACACAACCCAAATGACAGCTTAATAATTTACCCAGAGCTCAGAACTAAAGGCAACAACAATCTTAGGTCTTTACGGTCCGTCAGTCCCACCTCACCATAATTTGAGCAAACGGAAGGACAGAGTAGAGTAGGTTGCAGGATCCATAGTTCCTGACAAGTGCTTGTGACATCACTATAGTCTAGATTCTAGAATGTACAACCCCATTCCATTTTAAATAAAGTAGGTTGTGTATGTGAATGAGTGGAGGGTATTTCTCAGATTTTAGGGTGTTGTACAATttcttttctctgtgtgtgtgtgtgtttaaacacTCAGCACTACATTAGTTAGGTTGACCTTTGGTTTGAGTTCAGGTGAATAGGGAGATTATTAACATTATTGCTAATCCAATTTCTTTACAAAGGCATGACCATTTTTTACTCTCTCCttttcacacacatgcacacacacatgcattttaTTCTTCTCTCCTCGTGAGTGACCTACAAttaatttccattcaaaatcctattttccctaaacctaaccctatcgcttaccctaaccctaaccttaacatgtagccctaacccaaactccttactctaaccctaattctaaccttaaccttaattgcacctctaaccctaaacctaacccctaaacttaaaatagcctttgtcttTATGGGGACGTGGGAAATGTCACCACGTGGGAGAATCTTCCTTGATTTACTGTCCTTGtgggcgtgcacacacacacacacacacacacacacaattcaacaACACAATCTCATTGGACAGTAGCGTTACATTAAACATGTTTAATCCAGTCATATTTTACACATTTCCAAAATGTCAGACACAAGATGAACAGGAAATAGACCAATACAGTTCTCATCAAGGGCCGTCATCAAAAGATACAATAACAGATACCAAATATGTCTCTGAGTTTTGTTTTCCTGAGGTATAACTTCCTTCAACTCAACAAATTCatggagaatttttttttttaccaaaaaaCTATATAACAGAGTCCATCATTGTTTTGTTAATGGTACAGTATCATAATCCTCATCCAGATCTACTCATCAACATTTGAATACTGCCAATGATAGTAAGATCATCTCTAATGATCATATCTAATGTCCTTTGTGTCTCCAAACCATTCCTTTTCACATCCTGAATTCTGCACCCAACCATTTATACTGTTCACAAAGGCCTGCTTCTGAATGAAATCCATGTAATGCAGAAGACTTCCGCCACCAACAACAACTCATCCTATGCCTGCCAGCATTGATCCCCTCGGGATGAATAAAGTCTATCGAATTGAATTTAACTTATTCCACAGTATATCGGACCTTGGATTTGGTCATCCCTCTGAATAAATGTACAGCTGTTTTATTAGTCTCTTTGTTGTTATCCTTGTTATTGACCATGCCCCCCTTCTCGCCCCTGtcgcccccctcctcctcgtctcccgCTCTTCCCAGCTTCCTCAACGGCCAGAGGAGCCCATGATGCTGGTTGGCTGCAGTAGTGTCTGGCGGTGGGCAACAGGGGGCGCCACCCCCTTTCTCCTTGGTGAGGAAGTAGAGGAGTGCGTTGAGCCAGGCATTGAAAGACGCCAGCGGCCGGGTGATCTTATAACACATGGATACCATCGTCATGGTGTGGCACGGGACACCTTTCTTCACTTTCAGGACGAGGAAGATAGTCCTGGTGACATGAAATGGGAAGAAGCAGAGGGCAAAGAGGAGTGTGATGGTGATGATTGTCTTGATGGATTTACGCCGTCGGTGGGCATATGGAGAGTGGGCGCCGAGAACTATcgacatcccctctcctcctccctgaagTCTTCCTCCTCCTACAACTCCAGCTCcattccctctcattcctcctccacgtcccccacctcctcctcccccctctcctctgcctcgctgtgactggggctgggagCGCAGGGTCCGGAATATTGTCAGAACCACATGTGAGTAGCACCAGGCGATGATAGAGAACGGTAGAAAGAACCCTAGAAGATGTAGGATGATTCCATATGGAACATAGTCTTGGAACTCCTTATCGATGGCATCGTCCCAACAGTTCTGATATGTTTCCACCTCCCCAGTACCATTACTACTAACGGTGCCAGTGTTATTACTGGTAATCGCCATAGCCTCGCCCCCTACACCTCTCATCACGTGGCTCGTTTGGGCAAACCGGAATATGGGGCACGTAAGAGCGAAGACGACcccccacaccaacacacatgtcCCCTTGACCGCTCTCTTAGTCTCCAGTGTGATGGTCCTCATAGGGTAACATATCCCCAGGTAGCGATGGACAGATATACACGTCAGGAAGAATATAGAACAATACAGGTTGAAATAGAACAGAAAGCGGACCAATCGGCACATGTAGTCCCCAAAGATCCATTGGTCACGCATCACATAGCTCGccaccaagaaggggagtgacaACCCATACATGAAGTCTGTGGAGGCTAGGTTGACCATGTAGATGAGGGAGGCGTTCCAACGCTTGGTGCGTCTGAAGGAACGCCAGAGAATGATAAAGTTGAGGGAGATTGAGAAGAGGAAGGTGAAGGAGTAGCACAGAGGGAGGAAAATGTACTTGTAGGACTCGTCGAtgctgcaggagggagggagcgagggattgACAGAGAGGGAGTTAAGGAGGTGGTGTACTCCTTCAACAATAATGTCATCATTGAGCACAGGGGCGTCCATcgttgttgttgtcatggtgacgTTTGGGTGTTTCCGTGTCAGTGGAGATTATGTCTCATCTTCCCATTCTACTGTTCCTTCTGGTTGCCTCTGTTTGATTTCTGAGTATCCAATTCCCAGGTTCACTTATGTTGTCTTCACAATTCAAATTCTGTTTAcctggaaagaaagagagagagggttgttACAGTCACTCATATTAATTAATTTTCATAGTATACTTCCCTGTACAGTGACTTGATATggatatacaggtaactgccaaaataacggaaacacttgagtaaatgagggatacaaagtacatTGAACACAAATACAAGCACAACATgcccaaatttgtttacatccctattagtggGCATTTTAGCCTTTGTCAATATAATACATCTACTTCATCTACATccgctgattaaacagcatggggacaataaaaggccactctaaaatatgcagttttgtcacacaacacaatgccacaaatgtgtCAAGTTTTGAGGGTATGTGCAAATGTCATGGTgagtgcaggaatgtccaccaaagctgttgccagataattcaaaattcatttctctaccataagccaccttcaatgtcattttagagaatttggcagtatatccaactggcctcacaaccgcagaccacgtgtaatcacACCAGCCCACAACCTCCACATccgacttcttcacctgcgggatcgtctgatgGGAGGGGGGACGGgttctgaggagtatttctgtctgtaataaagcccttttgtggggaaaaacttatTCTGATTGGCAGGGACTGGCTCCCTAttgagtgggcctggctcccaagtgggtgggcctatgccctcccaggcccacccatggctgcgcccctgcccagtcatagATTGGGGCCTAATTATGTTATtgcaattgactgatttccttatatgaactgtaactcagaaaaatctttgaaattgttgcatgttacgtttatatttttgttcagtatatattgaaagcaggtgctaccacacaggtgtggtttgagttaattaagcaattaacatcccgtCGTGCTTAGGGTCATGGAAAAAATGACAATGCTCCCATCCACAGGGCAGGAGTGGTCACTAAAatgtttgatgagcatgaaaactaggtaaaccatatgccatggcctctcagtcaccagatctcaacccaattgaacacttatgggagattctggagctgcGCCTGGgacagcattttccaccaccgtcaacaaaacacaaaattatggaatttcttgtgtAAGAATGTTGTcccatccctccaatagagttccagacacttgtagaatctataccaaggtgcattgaagctgttctggctcgtggtggcccaacgccctattaagaccaTTTATGTTggtattttctttattttgtcagttacctggaAGTCTGGAGTTATATAACTTTTAgcatactctaaaccctgggtattcaactcttaccctacaaggttcagagcctgctggttttctgttctaccggATAGTTAATTGCACATACCTGGTgttccaggtctaaatcagtccctgaataAAGAGGAACAATGAAagaaaatgcagtggaaatggcTTTGAGGTCCAGCATTGAGTTTGAGGGCTCTAAACGGTCATCGTCATCTTTTTAATTTATTTCTTTCATTCAACATACACCATGAGGTGTCTTCCCAAggtactctccctccctccttgctgACCGGTGACTCCCCCCAGCCCCTTACACAATCTCCAGTGTTGTTTGCCctcctgtgtgtgttttgccCTCCTGTACGACTATATGCTGCTGATTCAGTCTCTTCTCACTCCATTAACTCGACAATCAGTAACTACACTTCCCCTTGTCCTATcagtccatccctccatccccccccgTTCATCTTTCGTTTCATTCCCCACCACCATACAGTGACTCCATATGCATCCACCCATCCATTCCCACCTCCTCTTTGCCCTCATTTTCATACTCTTGATCCATTAACTTGTGTGTCATTGTATTTCTCCTCTTTCGTCTTGTACGTCATTCGTGAACATGTGTGGGTCGCTTCACATTTGGCCACCATCGACTGAACTCAAACTCATTCAAGCCCTACTATCCCATtatactgtaccatcaccacatTGCTAACCCCTTGTCCAGTGCTTTGCACGTGCCCAGTTacgacccccccccccgcccaatatacacacacacacacacacacacacacacaagcagacaaGCAGGTGCGAGTGGGCGACAcgtgatgtgtgtatgtctgtgagtgtgtgcaaTCAACATCACTTCACACATTCAACGTAGAGGATTTAGGTAAATATAGGTCCTATGTACACCATAGGTGCAAAAGACAAATAATTCAAAATAATTAGCTCAATCCCTTCTTCATGACTACTCTATTTATCTGAGTGTTGAATATA
The genomic region above belongs to Oncorhynchus masou masou isolate Uvic2021 chromosome 27, UVic_Omas_1.1, whole genome shotgun sequence and contains:
- the si:dkey-6n21.13 gene encoding P2Y purinoceptor 3, yielding MTTTTMDAPVLNDDIIVEGVHHLLNSLSVNPSLPPSCSIDESYKYIFLPLCYSFTFLFSISLNFIILWRSFRRTKRWNASLIYMVNLASTDFMYGLSLPFLVASYVMRDQWIFGDYMCRLVRFLFYFNLYCSIFFLTCISVHRYLGICYPMRTITLETKRAVKGTCVLVWGVVFALTCPIFRFAQTSHVMRGVGGEAMAITSNNTGTVSSNGTGEVETYQNCWDDAIDKEFQDYVPYGIILHLLGFFLPFSIIAWCYSHVVLTIFRTLRSQPQSQRGRGEGGGGGGGRGGGMRGNGAGVVGGGRLQGGGEGMSIVLGAHSPYAHRRRKSIKTIITITLLFALCFFPFHVTRTIFLVLKVKKGVPCHTMTMVSMCYKITRPLASFNAWLNALLYFLTKEKGGGAPCCPPPDTTAANQHHGLLWPLRKLGRAGDEEEGGDRGEKGGMVNNKDNNKETNKTAVHLFRGMTKSKVRYTVE